One window of Oncorhynchus kisutch isolate 150728-3 linkage group LG25, Okis_V2, whole genome shotgun sequence genomic DNA carries:
- the LOC116357425 gene encoding uncharacterized protein LOC116357425 codes for MFSPSAEYRQTVERCWDKNYFNEQKKLMKQFLVLQSQGLQSHVPHHTTVEDMSNWLVKNKSLERFRKEAEEGNDISHLTWEVNTQLRMRDVEHEAFTELATDLSQAINSLDFTADLSYLNPEVCDEVVRALKSISQSLAFQPYSELCCPSKVVVDIVSRLLQALWSCQMESPCDRSSMALSDMSVTIVLAVVENLSRVLKAPPVAQVYYSRSTGVRMVHSLNRKIQCLNSPEDLRRALFTQSSTLISTIIEAVSTKVQRLFEAPADYIPLSSIRSWLSEPKASEVRPKCPDQLVISSELLRNIIGMIVYVVFEGHLEEDINLHYWPLINDIIHQLSLCGVKVTKKGGKANWHIGWYQILEMVTNIHTHLHHYTGTELVLKFATSARATMLTRHMVHHVVEELVKLKDVDEGTPASGSSESVTAPLITNPVKVDNITTTMTTTPVDLQSGFSTASCPPTPGLAPLSCPPPPGFAHLSCPPPPGFALQSCQPPPGFALASCTLPPVFAPASCPLPAGFSPASCPPPPGFAPLSCPPPLGFASLSCPPPPFFAPLSCPPPPGFALLSFPPPPGFAPLSCPPPPGFSQASCPPTPGLAPLSCHPPPGFAHLSCPAPPGFAQASCQPPPGVALASCPPPPGFAPAKCPPPPGFAQALLPPPPGFAQASCPPQSGFIPASCPPPPGFPPASCHPPLTIADHICTLIQSITARSNNIVNKELEKCINSYSKSIWADTFYCEYMKMYPSPQGIEAFSFDEERFLVVADIIGRILLNNLQLEMLLSVEDFNVDEVGSSGSVDMIRAIPEPPNPDKVVDITTPLTNLEVLDETLVLQSGFTTAHCTPPPGFSSAPCIPPPGFALATCTLSPSFAANAMQGFGTKVILKQMVLLFLERLPPASEDLESEFLTITDRICTLFQSITARFHNIVNEELEKCTDSDSKQYWAYTFYWEYMKRYPSSQCLGIEAFTCDEERCLVVAKMFAKKMCPKMLPSAADFDKALDSGSNGSVDLNLAILETPNPVKVVDITTPLTTNPVNLEVLDETLVLQSGVATAHCTPPPGFTPAHCTPPPGFTPAHCTPPTEFSLAPCIPPPGFALATCTSSPSIAANAMQGFGTIVILKQMVLFFLERLPPASEDLESEFLTITDRICTLFQSITDRFRNIVNEELEKCTDSDSKKYWAYTFYWEYMKRYPSSQCLGIEAFTCDEERCLVVAKMFAKKMCPKMLPSAADFDMALDSGSNGSVDLNLAILETPNPVKVVDITTPLTTNPVNLEVLDETLVLQSGFALTSCTALPSFATNAKPGFGTKIILKPMVLLFLEKHPPASDDLESEFLTIDDRICTLFQSITARFRNIVNEELEKCTDSDSKKYWAYTFYWEYMKSLWT; via the exons ATGTTCAGTCCGAGTGCTGAATACCGTCAGACTGTAGAGCGGTGCTGGGACAAGAACTACTTCAATGAGCAG AAGAAGCTGATGAAGCAGTTTTTGGTGCTCCAGAGTCAAGGCCTCCAGAGTCATGTCCCTCACCACACCACCGTGGAGGACATGAGCAACTGGCTTGTTAAGAACAAGTCCCTGGAGCG GTTCAGAAAGGAAGCAGAGGAAGGGAATGACATAAGTCACCTG ACCTGGGAGGTGAACACTCAACTCAGAATGAGGGACGTTGAACATGAGGCTTTTACTGAGTTGGCCACCGACCTTAGTCAGGCCATTAACTCACTTGACTTTACTGCTGATCTCTCCTACCT AAACCCTGAGGTCTGCGATGAAGTTGTAAGAGCTCTAAAGAGCATTTCCCAGAGCCTGGCCTTCCAGCCGTACTCCGAGCTGTGCTGTCCCTCTAAGGTGGTGGTGGACATCGTGTCCAGGCTGCTCCAGGCCCTCTGGTCCTGCCAGATGGAAAGCCCCTGTGACCGGTCCTCCATGGCCCTGAGTGACATGAGTGTCACCATAGTGCTGGCAGTAGTGGAGAACCTCTCTAGAGTTCTGAAGGCTCCTCCTGTCGCTCAAGTCTACTACTCCCGTTCCACTGGTGTCAGGATGGTCCACTCACTCAACCGTAAGATCCAGTGCCTAAACAGCCCTGAGGACCTTAGGAGAGCTCTTTTCACCCAAAGTTCCACCTTGATCAGCACCATCATTGAAGCTGTGAGCACCAAAGTCCAGAGGCTGTTTGAAGCTCCTGCTGACTACATTCCATTAAGCTCTATCCGCAGCTGGCTATCAGAGCCCAAGGCGAGCGAGGTTCGTCCAAAGTGCCCTGACCAGCTGGTAATCTCCTCGGAGCTCCTGAGGAACATCATTGGTATGATAGTTTATGTAGTCTTCGAAGGCCACCTAGAGGAAGACATCAACCTTCATTACTGGCCCCTCATAAACGACATAATCCACCAGCTGTCACTGTGTGGGGTCAAAGTCACAAAGAAAGGGGGCAAGGCCAACTGGCACATTGGCTGGTACCAGATCCTTGAGATGGTGACAAACATCCATACTCATCTTCACCACTATACTGGCACAGAGCTGGTACTAAAGTTTGCAACATCTGCCAGGGCCACCATGCTAACGAGGCACATGGTTCATCATGTGGTCGAGGAGCTGGTAAAGCTGAAGGACGTGGATGAAGGGACACCAGCTTCAGGGAGCAGTGAG TCTGTCACAGCACCCCTAATCACTAATCCCGTCAAagtggacaacatcacaacaaccATGACCACGACTCCAGTTGACCTCCAGTCAG GCTTTTCCACGGCATCATGTCCCCCAACACCAGGCCTTGCCCCTCtatcatgccccccaccaccagggtTTGCCCATCTatcctgccccccaccaccaggctttgccctTCAATCCTGCCagccaccaccaggctttgccctTGCATCCTGCACCCTACCACCAGTCTTTGCCCCGGCATCATGCCCACTCCCAGCAGGCTTTTCCCCGGCATCATGtcccccaccaccaggctttgccccTCTATCATGCCCCCCACCACTAGGCTTTGCCTCTCtatcatgccccccaccaccattctttgcccctctatcatgccccccaccaccaggctttgccctTCTATCCttccccccaccaccaggctttgcccctctatcctgccccccaccaccaggatTTTCCCAGGCATCATGCCCCCCAACACCAGGTCTTGCCCCTCTATCATGCCACCCACCACCAGGGTTTGCCCATCTATCCTGCCCCgcaccaccaggctttgcccaGGCATCCTGCCAGCCACCACCCGGCGTTGCCCTTGCatcctgccccccaccaccaggctttgccccGGCAAagtgccccccaccaccaggctttgcccaGGCATTgctccccccaccaccaggctttgcccaGGCATCCTGCCCCCCACAATCAGGCTTTATCCCGGCgtcatgccccccaccaccaggctttcCCCCGGCATCTTGCCACCCACCACTCACTATCGCAGATCATATCTGCACTCTAATTCAGAGCATCACTGCCAGATCCAACAACATCGTCAAcaaggagctggagaagtgtaTCAACTCTTATAGTAAGAGCATCTGGGCTGACACTTTCTACTGCGAGTACATGAAGATGTACCCATCACCCCAGGGGATTGAAGCCTTCTCATTTGATGAGGAGAGATTTTTAGTGGTGGCCGACATAATCGGCAGAATATTGCTGAACAATCTCCAGCTAGAGATGCTCCTCTCAGTGGAAGACTTTAATGTGGATGAAGTAGGGAGCAGTGGG TCTGTGGACATGATCCGGGCAATCCCAGAGCCCCCTAACCCTGATAAAGTggtagacatcacaacacccctgaccAACCTTGAGGTTTTGGATGAAACACTTGTCCTTCAGTCAG GCTTTACCACGGCACACTGcaccccaccaccaggcttttcCTCAGCACCCTGCATTCCACCCCCAGGCTTTGCCCTGGCAACCTGCACCTTGTCGCCAAGCTTTGCCGCTAATGCCATGCAGGGCTTTGGCACCAAAGTCATCCTGAAACAAATGGTCCTGCTATTCTTGGAGAGGCTCCCTCCTGCGTCAGAGGACCTTGAGTCAGAGTTCCTGACTATCACCGATCGTATCTGCACGCTGTTTCAAAGCATCACTGCCAGATTCCACAACATCGTTAatgaggagctggagaagtgtaccgactctgacagtaAGCAGTACTGGGCTTACACCTTCTACTGGGAGTACATGAAGAGGTACCCATCATCCCAGTGCCTGGGGATTGAAGCCTTCACATGtgatgaggagagatgtttagtggTGGCCAAAATGTTTGCAAAGAAGATGTGCCCCAAGATGCTCCCCTCAGCAGCAGACTTCGACAAGGCTTTAGATTCAGGCAGCAATGGA TCTGTGGACTTGAACCTGGCAATCCTAGAGACCCCTAACCCTGTCAAAGTggtagacatcacaacacccctgaccACTAATCCAGTCAACCTTGAGGTTTTGGATGAAACACTTGTCCTtcagtcag GCGTTGCCACGGCACACTGcaccccaccaccaggctttACCCCGGCACACTGcaccccaccaccaggctttACCCCGGCACACTGCACCCCACCAACAGAATTTTCCCTAGCACCCTGCATTCCACCCCCAGGCTTTGCCCTGGCAACCTGCACCTCGTCGCCAAGCATTGCCGCTAATGCCATGCAGGGTTTTGGCACGATAGTCATCCTGAAACAAATGGTCCTGTTTTTCTTGGAGAGGCTCCCTCCTGCATCAGAGGACCTTGAGTCAGAGTTCCTGACTATCACTGATCGTATCTGCACGCTGTTTCAAAGCATCACTGACAGATTCCGCAACATCGTTAatgaggagctggagaagtgtaccgactctgacagtaAGAAGTACTGGGCTTACACCTTCTACTGGGAGTACATGAAGAGGTACCCATCATCCCAGTGCCTGGGGATTGAAGCCTTCACATGtgatgaggagagatgtttagtggTGGCCAAAATGTTTGCAAAGAAGATGTGCCCCAAGATGCTCCCCTCAGCAGCAGACTTCGACATGGCTTTAGATTCAGGCAGCAATGGA TCTGTGGACTTGAACCTGGCAATCCTAGAGACCCCTAACCCTGTCAAAGTggtagacatcacaacacccctgaccACTAATCCAGTCAACCTTGAGGTTTTGGATGAAACACTTGTCCTtcagtcag GCTTTGCCCTGACATCCTGCACAGCATTGCCAAGCTTCGCCACTAATGCCAAGCCAGGCTTTGGCACGAAAATCATCCTGAAACCAATGGTCCTGCTATTCTTGGAGAAGCACCCTCCTGCATCAGACGACCTTGAGTCAGAGTTCCTCACTATCGACGATCGTATCTGCACGCTGTTTCAAAGCATCACTGCCAGATTCCGCAACATCGTTAatgaggagctggagaagtgtaccgactctgacagtaAGAAGTACTGGGCTTACACCTTCTACTGGGAGTACATGAAGAG CCTGTGGACCTGA